A stretch of Gemmatimonas sp. DNA encodes these proteins:
- a CDS encoding GIY-YIG nuclease family protein yields the protein MHDPAPRLHVKPPQTTPAQRKQLRALVREGVENRPGVYRMLGPTGSVIYVGQSRALRTRLLSYFRATGRRNKAARILRHAFQIVWEYTNTEFGALLRELRLIKQYRPHFNTMMVMDEWPRAYVALTGGPVPGLRVVARSDDPAAVALFGPFRRVARVRDAVRALAEATGLRDCTLEDTVRGTGRARGSALWFADDPATRPRAAARARAPGCLRHDLGTCAGPCIGAGQPLGYREAAAHVRTFLEGHGDVPVRLLEDAMQRAAGELAFERAGVLRDRLAHVRWLHERVQHFHANVDRLTFRYHAIGHADAEWVYLIRRGTVRAEVRAPRTPEEQEAFTALVQRVYAGADPAGADVPTHDLDEFYLVASWFRRRPEEKRRARPVHL from the coding sequence ATGCACGACCCCGCCCCGCGCCTGCACGTCAAGCCGCCGCAAACCACCCCCGCCCAGCGCAAGCAGCTCCGCGCACTCGTGCGGGAGGGCGTGGAGAACCGCCCCGGGGTCTACCGCATGCTCGGCCCCACCGGCAGCGTGATCTACGTGGGGCAGTCGCGCGCACTGCGTACCCGCCTGCTCTCGTACTTCCGCGCCACGGGACGCCGCAACAAGGCCGCGCGCATCCTGCGCCACGCCTTCCAGATCGTGTGGGAGTACACCAACACCGAGTTCGGCGCCCTGCTGCGTGAGCTGCGCCTCATCAAGCAGTACCGGCCGCACTTCAACACCATGATGGTCATGGACGAGTGGCCACGCGCCTACGTGGCCCTCACCGGCGGCCCCGTCCCCGGGCTGCGGGTGGTGGCGCGCTCCGACGATCCCGCCGCCGTGGCGCTCTTCGGCCCCTTCCGCCGCGTGGCGCGTGTACGCGACGCCGTGCGCGCCCTCGCCGAAGCCACCGGGCTGCGCGACTGCACCCTCGAAGACACCGTGCGCGGCACCGGCCGGGCGCGCGGCAGTGCCCTGTGGTTTGCCGACGACCCCGCCACCCGACCGCGCGCCGCGGCGCGGGCACGGGCCCCCGGGTGCCTGCGCCACGACCTGGGCACCTGCGCCGGGCCGTGCATCGGGGCCGGCCAGCCGCTGGGGTACCGCGAAGCCGCCGCCCACGTACGCACTTTTCTCGAGGGACACGGCGACGTCCCGGTGCGACTGCTCGAAGATGCCATGCAGCGCGCCGCCGGCGAGTTGGCCTTCGAACGCGCCGGCGTGTTGCGCGACCGCCTCGCGCACGTACGCTGGTTGCACGAACGCGTGCAGCACTTTCACGCCAACGTCGACCGCCTCACCTTCCGCTATCACGCCATCGGGCACGCCGACGCCGAGTGGGTGTATCTCATTCGCCGCGGCACCGTGCGCGCCGAGGTGCGTGCGCCACGCACGCCCGAGGAGCAGGAAGCCTTCACGGCGCTCGTGCAGCGGGTGTACGCCGGGGCCGATCCCGCGGGCGCCGACGTCCCCACGCACGACCTCGACGAGTTCTATCTCGTGGCCAGCTGGTTCCGCCGCCGTCCGGAAGAAAAGCGCCGCGCCCGCCCCGTCCACCTCTAG
- a CDS encoding cryptochrome/photolyase family protein, with the protein MSGPTLAFVAPWECSRAVANIPREPRADVVVVLLESVAKGASLPWHRQKLVLLLSAMRHFAASLEAAGHRVVLRNAPSYAEGLADIARELHASRVVATEGREQDMVDELDRARALLEAQGVSLVLREDRGFLASREEFATWARGRKEYRMEWFYREMRRKHGILMEADGTPSGGEWNFDADNRKPWPKHRAVPNVWRVEPDAITCEQMARVSRWTGRWGSVDRFGLPVTRSDAKAWLERFVVERLPEFGPYEDALVHGAPDLLHSTLSSIINVGLLHPLEVVKRAERAYREGHVPIASAEGFIRQILGWREYIRGMYWQLMPGLRTANALEAPLGLPSWFWAPDGEAYGGVEGSACEMRCLADTIRQVRDYGRTHHIGRLMIQCNFATLLGVQPAALSRWYWAGFTDAYEWVELPNVAGMGTWGDGGVLASKPYVASGAYVNRMSNYCGECRYDVKQRTGPDACPMNFLYWDFMAQHRERFARHPRMRMMTKHLDGMAEPELVQIRRQAGEFRESLQYET; encoded by the coding sequence GTGTCCGGTCCAACGCTGGCGTTCGTCGCCCCCTGGGAGTGCTCCCGCGCGGTAGCCAACATCCCGCGCGAGCCGCGCGCCGATGTGGTCGTGGTGCTGCTCGAGTCCGTCGCCAAGGGCGCATCGCTCCCCTGGCACCGGCAGAAGCTCGTCCTGCTGCTCTCGGCCATGCGTCACTTCGCCGCGTCCCTCGAAGCGGCCGGCCATCGGGTCGTGCTGCGCAACGCGCCGTCGTACGCCGAGGGACTCGCCGACATCGCGCGCGAACTGCACGCGTCGCGCGTCGTGGCCACGGAAGGGCGCGAGCAGGACATGGTGGACGAACTCGACCGCGCGCGCGCCCTCCTCGAGGCGCAGGGCGTATCGCTCGTGCTGCGCGAGGATCGCGGCTTTCTCGCGTCGCGCGAGGAGTTCGCCACCTGGGCGCGCGGCCGCAAGGAGTACCGCATGGAGTGGTTCTATCGCGAGATGCGGCGCAAGCACGGCATCCTCATGGAGGCCGACGGAACTCCCAGCGGCGGCGAATGGAATTTCGACGCCGACAATCGCAAGCCCTGGCCGAAGCATCGCGCCGTACCCAACGTGTGGCGCGTGGAGCCCGATGCCATCACGTGTGAGCAGATGGCGCGCGTGTCGCGCTGGACGGGGCGCTGGGGTTCGGTAGACCGCTTCGGATTGCCGGTCACACGTAGCGACGCCAAGGCATGGCTCGAGCGGTTCGTCGTCGAACGGCTCCCCGAGTTCGGCCCGTACGAAGACGCCCTCGTGCACGGCGCCCCCGATCTGCTGCACTCCACGCTCTCGAGCATCATCAACGTGGGGCTGCTGCATCCGCTCGAAGTGGTGAAGCGCGCCGAACGCGCGTATCGCGAGGGCCACGTGCCCATCGCCAGCGCCGAAGGGTTCATCCGGCAGATCCTCGGCTGGCGCGAGTACATCCGCGGCATGTACTGGCAGCTCATGCCCGGGCTGCGTACGGCCAACGCGCTCGAGGCCCCGCTGGGGCTGCCCTCGTGGTTCTGGGCGCCCGATGGCGAAGCGTACGGCGGCGTGGAGGGCAGCGCCTGCGAGATGCGATGCCTCGCCGACACCATTCGGCAGGTGCGCGACTACGGCCGCACGCATCACATCGGCCGGCTCATGATCCAGTGCAACTTCGCCACCTTGCTGGGCGTGCAACCCGCCGCACTGTCGCGCTGGTACTGGGCGGGGTTCACCGACGCCTACGAGTGGGTGGAACTGCCGAATGTGGCGGGCATGGGCACCTGGGGCGACGGCGGGGTGCTGGCCAGCAAGCCCTATGTGGCGAGTGGCGCCTACGTGAACCGCATGAGCAACTACTGCGGCGAGTGCCGCTACGACGTGAAGCAGCGCACGGGCCCCGACGCCTGCCCCATGAACTTTCTCTACTGGGATTTCATGGCGCAGCACCGGGAGCGGTTCGCCAGGCACCCGCGCATGCGCATGATGACCAAGCACCTCGACGGCATGGCCGAGCCGGAGCTGGTGCAGATCCGCCGTCAGGCGGGCGAGTTTCGCGAGTCGCTCCAGTACGAGACGTGA
- a CDS encoding DUF6524 family protein: protein MANGPGFGGIAARTLAALVLVFATYNPERVSYFHWALAPLRTGEPTSGPASLKFLAGLALLGGWGIFLNATRRSIGMGGALLVLALSGGLVWLLIDFGIVSATSSRGITYVVLVCTALLLAVGMSWSHLSRRLSGQVDMDATD, encoded by the coding sequence ATGGCTAACGGCCCCGGCTTCGGCGGCATCGCCGCCCGCACGCTCGCCGCGCTGGTGTTGGTGTTTGCCACCTACAACCCCGAGCGGGTGAGCTACTTCCACTGGGCTCTGGCCCCGCTGCGCACCGGTGAACCCACCAGCGGCCCCGCGTCGCTCAAGTTCCTCGCCGGCCTCGCCCTGCTTGGCGGCTGGGGCATCTTCCTCAACGCCACGCGCCGCTCCATTGGCATGGGCGGTGCCCTGCTCGTGCTCGCCCTCTCCGGTGGCCTCGTCTGGCTGCTCATCGACTTCGGCATCGTGAGCGCCACCTCCTCGCGCGGCATCACGTACGTCGTGCTCGTCTGCACCGCCCTGCTGCTGGCCGTGGGCATGAGCTGGTCGCACCTCTCCCGCCGCCTGTCGGGTCAGGTGGATATGGACGCGACGGACTAG
- a CDS encoding DUF4126 domain-containing protein gives MNAIPVTADALLGIAVGFGLAAAAGFRVFVPLLAAAIAAKTGVLELSPGFQWLATTPALAALGTATLLEVGAYSVPWLDQLLDLVATPAAMVAGMVAAASVVVDLPPVLKWGAVLLAGGAAGVTQGATVFTRFKSTTLTGGMGNPVVSTLELVSAVVTSVLAIFLPMLTLVAVLLLFVFFTRRVHGVLFGRRAARAAAAAANGPPKVPRGPMRR, from the coding sequence ATGAATGCAATTCCTGTGACGGCCGACGCGCTGCTGGGTATTGCCGTGGGCTTCGGGCTCGCGGCCGCGGCCGGCTTTCGCGTCTTTGTGCCGCTGCTCGCCGCCGCCATTGCCGCGAAGACGGGGGTGCTGGAGCTGTCGCCCGGCTTCCAGTGGCTGGCCACCACGCCGGCGCTCGCGGCACTCGGCACGGCCACGCTCCTCGAGGTCGGGGCCTATTCGGTGCCGTGGCTCGATCAGCTGCTCGATCTGGTGGCCACCCCGGCCGCCATGGTGGCGGGGATGGTGGCGGCGGCCAGTGTGGTGGTGGATCTCCCCCCGGTGCTCAAGTGGGGCGCCGTGCTGCTGGCCGGCGGGGCAGCGGGCGTGACACAGGGGGCCACGGTATTCACCCGCTTCAAGAGCACCACCCTCACCGGCGGCATGGGGAACCCGGTGGTGAGCACGCTCGAGCTGGTGAGCGCGGTGGTCACGAGCGTGCTGGCGATCTTCCTGCCCATGCTCACGCTGGTGGCGGTGCTGCTGCTGTTCGTGTTCTTCACGCGGCGCGTGCACGGCGTGCTTTTCGGTCGTCGCGCGGCGCGGGCGGCGGCCGCTGCCGCCAACGGCCCGCCCAAGGTGCCGCGCGGGCCCATGCGGCGCTGA
- a CDS encoding DUF2269 family protein: protein MTLDAFLKTAHVLGAIVFVGNVIVTGVWTAIFWRARHTHDFRRAARAIVITDWCFTVGGGALLTVSGITLALQRGLPLWDTPWIRQALVALTLSTVLWLVVLVPAQRRMVQHTGGANDEPLVRAYGRWSVWGWTATAPLVYAVWCMVAKPG, encoded by the coding sequence GTGACGCTCGATGCGTTCCTCAAGACCGCGCATGTGCTGGGCGCGATCGTGTTCGTGGGGAACGTGATCGTCACCGGTGTGTGGACCGCCATCTTCTGGCGCGCGCGGCACACGCACGACTTCCGGCGCGCCGCGCGTGCCATCGTGATCACCGACTGGTGCTTCACCGTGGGTGGCGGCGCACTGCTCACCGTGAGCGGCATCACGCTGGCGCTGCAGCGCGGCCTGCCGCTGTGGGACACGCCGTGGATACGGCAGGCACTCGTGGCGCTCACGCTCTCCACGGTGCTCTGGCTCGTCGTGCTCGTGCCCGCGCAGCGGCGCATGGTGCAGCACACCGGGGGCGCCAACGACGAGCCACTCGTGCGCGCCTATGGCCGCTGGAGCGTATGGGGTTGGACTGCCACCGCGCCGCTCGTCTACGCGGTGTGGTGCATGGTGGCGAAGCCGGGGTAG
- a CDS encoding DUF1080 domain-containing protein: MVRPLLSLAAACFIAALPLTAEAQAGAPIIGRWDLTVQGTERVYPSWFEVSLSGHRTLVGRFVAGGGSARPLGKVTYDNGRVQFTLPPQWELQATDVQVEATLTGDKLAGIITQPNGEKHRFTGVRAPTLRRGAPPVWGKEIVLFGGNDMNAWEALPGGDNQWKVINGLLTNTKSGANLATKDKFTDFRLHLEFRVPKNGNSGIYLRGRHEVQVEDSPLGEPLSTHLGGVYGFLVPNEQAHLGAGVWQTFDITLIGRRVTVVLNGKTVIADQTIPGITGGALDANEGEPGPIYLQGDHTSVEYRNIRITPVVGTPK; encoded by the coding sequence ATGGTTCGCCCGCTGCTGTCCCTGGCTGCTGCCTGCTTCATTGCTGCGCTCCCGTTGACCGCCGAGGCGCAGGCGGGGGCGCCGATCATTGGCCGCTGGGATCTCACGGTGCAGGGGACCGAACGGGTGTATCCCAGCTGGTTCGAGGTCTCGCTCTCAGGGCACCGGACGCTGGTGGGACGGTTCGTGGCCGGCGGCGGCAGTGCGCGCCCCCTTGGCAAGGTCACCTACGACAACGGGCGCGTGCAGTTCACGCTGCCGCCGCAGTGGGAGCTGCAGGCCACCGATGTGCAGGTGGAGGCCACGCTCACCGGTGACAAGCTGGCGGGGATCATCACGCAGCCCAACGGTGAAAAGCACCGCTTCACCGGCGTCCGCGCGCCAACGCTGCGTCGCGGCGCGCCGCCGGTGTGGGGCAAGGAAATCGTACTCTTCGGCGGCAACGACATGAACGCGTGGGAAGCGCTGCCCGGCGGTGACAATCAGTGGAAGGTCATCAACGGCCTGCTCACCAACACCAAGTCGGGCGCCAACCTCGCCACCAAAGACAAGTTCACCGACTTCAGGCTGCATCTCGAGTTCCGCGTCCCCAAGAACGGCAACAGCGGCATCTATCTGCGCGGTCGTCATGAGGTGCAGGTGGAAGACAGCCCGCTCGGCGAACCGCTCTCCACGCACCTGGGCGGCGTGTACGGCTTCCTCGTGCCCAACGAGCAGGCGCACCTGGGCGCCGGCGTGTGGCAGACCTTCGACATCACGCTCATCGGTCGCCGCGTCACGGTGGTGCTGAACGGCAAGACGGTAATCGCCGATCAGACGATTCCCGGCATCACCGGTGGTGCGCTCGACGCCAACGAAGGCGAACCGGGGCCCATCTACCTGCAGGGCGATCACACGTCGGTGGAGTACCGCAACATCCGCATCACCCCGGTGGTGGGCACGCCCAAGTGA
- a CDS encoding (2Fe-2S)-binding protein: protein MTAPLVLEVNGVRREVDVPGDMPLLWVLRETLGLVGTRFGCGLALCGACTVHVNGEAMRACVLSVGSVAGKSITTIEGLGGAVGDALRAAWLAHDVAQCGYCQSGQLMSAAALLAAVPTPTDAEIDRAMDGNICRCGTYPRIRAAIRAAGVTTAGDGRED from the coding sequence ATGACCGCCCCCCTGGTGCTCGAAGTGAATGGCGTGCGCCGTGAGGTCGACGTGCCCGGCGACATGCCACTCCTGTGGGTGCTGCGCGAAACACTCGGGCTGGTGGGCACCCGCTTCGGCTGTGGCCTGGCGCTCTGCGGCGCCTGCACCGTGCACGTGAATGGCGAGGCGATGCGCGCCTGCGTGCTGTCGGTGGGCAGTGTGGCGGGGAAGTCCATCACCACCATCGAGGGACTGGGCGGCGCCGTGGGTGACGCGCTGCGCGCCGCGTGGCTGGCGCACGATGTGGCCCAGTGCGGCTACTGCCAGTCGGGGCAACTCATGAGCGCGGCGGCGCTGCTGGCAGCGGTGCCCACCCCCACCGACGCGGAGATCGATCGCGCCATGGACGGCAACATCTGTCGGTGTGGCACGTACCCGCGTATTCGGGCGGCCATCCGGGCGGCGGGGGTTACCACGGCCGGGGACGGGCGTGAGGATTAG
- a CDS encoding molybdopterin cofactor-binding domain-containing protein: MRRRTFLLAGLGATGALVLGWSLTPPRQRLHPGRAPVAGNDGVPLNGWLAVHPDGRVTVFSPKAEMGQGIHTALAMLIAEELDCDWAQLRVVHSGVDRIYNNIAAILDGLPFHEDLEEHSGVRAARWLTAKTVREVGVMMTGGSSSVRDVWEVARTAGATARAQLVAAAAARAGVAASACRTEAGVVHAGAQSFAYGTLVREAAGMAVRDVTLRDPAQYRLVGRDRARIDGDAIVRGAPRYSLDVRLPGMRYAAVSMAPSLGATVSGFRREALRDRAGMHTVVELPGSRYGEVPGVAVIADGWWQARQALAALDVQFFPGPHLALGSDDVAAQLRDAAHTDTGLPFRSTGDALGVLAAADRVLDVTYEAPYLAHATMEPMNATVRVTDAGVELWTSTQVPGVACMAAAEVAGVDVSRVTLHQQQLGGGFGRRLEVDYVAQAVRIAMAAPGVAVQTIWSREDDMRHDFYRPAAASRLRAALDARGVATSVVCHSASQAPFKALSQRIGIPYPSFVPDKTTAEGTWDQPYEFPAIRSTHLEVELPVPVGSWRAVGHSHQGFFFESFVDELAHAANADPLQYRLQLLRSHARARRVLETVARDSAWGSPLAPAADGATQARGVALHWSFGTVVAMVAELSLDAARRVRVHRLVCAVDCGLVVNPNGVRQQVEGGAIFGLSAALHGEVRLENGRIRPGNFNDYPPLRMSECPTIVTTLVPSTRLPSGIGEPALPVVAPAVANALFALTGTRLRTLPLRLPVAPPQSAPGTAPSTAS; encoded by the coding sequence ATGAGACGACGTACCTTCCTGCTGGCAGGGCTGGGCGCCACCGGCGCGCTGGTTCTGGGATGGTCGCTCACCCCGCCGCGCCAACGGCTGCACCCCGGGCGTGCCCCCGTGGCGGGCAACGACGGGGTGCCGCTCAACGGCTGGCTCGCGGTGCACCCCGACGGCCGCGTCACGGTGTTCTCCCCCAAGGCCGAAATGGGGCAGGGCATTCACACCGCGCTGGCCATGCTCATTGCCGAGGAGCTCGACTGCGACTGGGCGCAGCTGCGAGTGGTGCACAGCGGGGTCGATCGCATCTACAACAACATCGCGGCCATCCTCGACGGGCTCCCGTTTCACGAGGATCTCGAAGAGCACTCCGGTGTGCGCGCCGCGCGGTGGCTCACCGCCAAGACGGTGCGCGAAGTGGGCGTGATGATGACCGGCGGCTCGTCGAGCGTGCGCGATGTGTGGGAGGTGGCGCGCACCGCCGGCGCCACGGCGCGGGCCCAGCTCGTGGCGGCCGCCGCGGCGCGCGCGGGGGTGGCCGCCAGCGCCTGCCGCACCGAGGCGGGCGTGGTGCATGCCGGCGCACAGTCGTTTGCCTACGGCACCCTCGTGCGCGAGGCGGCCGGCATGGCGGTGCGCGACGTGACGCTGCGCGACCCGGCGCAGTATCGGCTGGTGGGTCGTGACCGGGCACGCATCGACGGCGATGCCATCGTGCGCGGCGCCCCACGCTACAGCCTCGACGTGCGCCTCCCCGGCATGCGCTACGCCGCCGTGAGCATGGCCCCGTCGCTCGGCGCCACGGTCTCGGGCTTTCGGCGCGAGGCCCTGCGCGATCGCGCCGGCATGCACACCGTGGTTGAGCTGCCGGGAAGCCGTTACGGCGAGGTGCCGGGAGTGGCGGTCATTGCCGATGGCTGGTGGCAGGCCCGGCAGGCGCTGGCGGCGCTCGATGTGCAGTTCTTTCCCGGGCCGCATCTGGCGCTGGGGTCGGACGACGTGGCCGCGCAGCTACGCGACGCAGCGCACACCGACACCGGCCTCCCCTTCCGCAGCACGGGCGATGCGCTGGGCGTTCTGGCCGCCGCCGACCGGGTGCTCGACGTGACCTACGAGGCGCCCTATCTCGCGCATGCCACCATGGAGCCCATGAACGCCACCGTGCGCGTGACCGACGCCGGGGTGGAGCTGTGGACGAGTACCCAGGTGCCGGGGGTGGCGTGCATGGCGGCGGCCGAGGTGGCCGGGGTAGACGTATCGCGCGTCACGCTGCACCAGCAGCAGCTGGGCGGCGGATTCGGCCGTCGGCTGGAGGTCGACTACGTGGCGCAGGCGGTGCGCATTGCCATGGCCGCGCCCGGCGTGGCGGTGCAGACGATCTGGAGCCGCGAGGACGACATGCGCCACGACTTCTATCGTCCCGCCGCGGCGTCACGGCTGCGCGCCGCCCTCGATGCGCGCGGCGTGGCCACAAGTGTGGTCTGCCATTCCGCCAGTCAGGCCCCATTCAAGGCGCTCAGCCAGCGCATCGGGATCCCGTATCCATCGTTTGTCCCCGACAAGACCACGGCCGAAGGCACGTGGGATCAGCCATACGAGTTTCCCGCCATCCGCTCGACACACCTCGAGGTGGAGCTGCCGGTCCCGGTGGGGTCGTGGCGCGCCGTGGGGCACTCACACCAAGGGTTCTTCTTCGAATCGTTCGTGGACGAACTGGCGCACGCCGCCAACGCCGACCCGCTGCAGTACCGCTTGCAGCTGCTGCGCTCGCACGCGCGGGCACGCCGGGTGCTCGAGACGGTCGCACGCGACAGCGCGTGGGGATCGCCCCTGGCGCCCGCCGCCGACGGCGCCACACAGGCGCGCGGCGTGGCACTGCATTGGAGCTTCGGTACCGTGGTGGCCATGGTGGCCGAGCTCTCGCTCGACGCGGCGCGACGCGTGCGGGTACACCGGCTGGTGTGCGCCGTGGACTGCGGGCTGGTCGTGAATCCCAACGGCGTGCGGCAGCAGGTGGAGGGGGGCGCCATCTTCGGGCTCTCTGCCGCCCTGCACGGCGAGGTACGACTGGAGAACGGCCGCATTCGCCCCGGCAACTTCAACGACTACCCGCCGCTGCGCATGTCCGAGTGTCCCACCATCGTCACCACCCTCGTGCCCAGCACCCGCCTGCCATCGGGCATTGGCGAACCCGCGCTGCCGGTGGTTGCGCCGGCAGTGGCCAATGCGCTCTTCGCGCTCACCGGCACGCGGCTGCGCACGTTGCCGCTGCGTCTGCCGGTGGCACCGCCCCAGAGCGCGCCGGGCACTGCGCCGAGCACTGCGTCATGA
- a CDS encoding YdiU family protein, with product MNTTTDHLDVPAVTFDNRFVRELPRDPESSARRRQVLHAAWSAAAPTPVAAPRLLAHAPEVAALVGFSDTFVQSPAFANVFGGNALLPGMEPYAACYGGHQFGNWAGQLGDGRAITLGEVLNAHGERWELQLKGAGPTPYSRTADGRAVLRSSIREFLCSEAMHHLGVPTTRALSVVTTGDAVVRDMFYNGNAQEEPGAIVCRVAPSFIRFGNFEIFTARNDLALLAQLVDFTIARDYPHLASIADEMQRRATWYAEVCERTARLIVHWMRVGFVHGVMNTDNMSILGLTIDYGPYGWIDDFNPNWTPNTTDAQNRRYRFGQQPAIAQWNVVRLADAIAPLFADESLLQAGIDRFSAIYVAEYEAMNAAKFGFATRGEEERDCIREAFRLMYDAEIDYTNFFRALGNVPDVLPDVPATELLGDVFYDPARRDAHAEALHSWFSRWHARVLTHGRDFAQRQAAMHAVNPWFVLRNYVAQQAIDAATQGDASLVHTLLTVLRTPYTEQPQHAALVARRPEWARHKAGCSMLSCSS from the coding sequence GTGAACACGACCACCGACCATCTGGACGTACCGGCCGTCACCTTCGACAACCGGTTCGTGCGCGAGCTGCCCAGAGATCCTGAATCCTCCGCTCGGCGAAGACAAGTCCTGCACGCCGCCTGGAGCGCGGCGGCGCCCACGCCAGTCGCGGCGCCACGACTGCTGGCCCACGCCCCCGAGGTGGCGGCGCTCGTGGGCTTCTCCGACACGTTCGTGCAGTCCCCCGCCTTCGCCAACGTGTTCGGCGGCAACGCGCTCCTCCCCGGCATGGAACCCTACGCCGCCTGCTATGGCGGTCACCAGTTCGGCAACTGGGCCGGCCAGCTGGGCGACGGCCGCGCCATCACGCTGGGCGAGGTGCTCAACGCGCACGGCGAACGCTGGGAGCTGCAGCTCAAGGGCGCCGGCCCCACGCCGTACTCCCGCACCGCCGACGGACGCGCCGTGCTGCGCTCGAGCATTCGCGAGTTCCTGTGCAGCGAGGCCATGCATCACCTCGGGGTGCCCACCACACGTGCCCTCAGCGTGGTCACCACCGGCGACGCCGTGGTGCGCGACATGTTCTACAACGGCAACGCCCAGGAGGAGCCCGGCGCCATCGTGTGCCGCGTGGCCCCCAGCTTCATCCGCTTCGGCAACTTCGAGATCTTCACCGCGCGCAACGACCTCGCGCTACTCGCGCAGCTGGTGGATTTCACCATCGCCCGCGACTACCCGCATCTCGCGTCCATTGCCGACGAAATGCAGCGCCGCGCCACCTGGTACGCCGAAGTATGCGAGCGCACCGCCCGGCTGATCGTGCACTGGATGCGCGTGGGCTTCGTGCATGGCGTCATGAACACCGACAACATGTCCATCCTGGGACTCACTATCGACTACGGGCCGTACGGCTGGATCGACGACTTCAATCCCAACTGGACTCCCAATACCACCGACGCGCAGAACCGGCGCTACCGCTTCGGGCAGCAACCCGCCATTGCGCAGTGGAACGTTGTGCGCCTCGCCGACGCCATCGCGCCGCTCTTTGCCGACGAATCGCTGCTGCAGGCGGGGATCGATCGCTTCTCCGCCATCTACGTGGCCGAGTACGAGGCCATGAACGCCGCCAAGTTCGGCTTCGCGACGCGCGGCGAGGAGGAGCGCGATTGCATTCGCGAGGCGTTCCGCCTCATGTACGATGCCGAGATCGACTACACCAACTTCTTCCGCGCCCTGGGGAACGTGCCCGATGTGCTCCCCGATGTGCCCGCGACCGAATTGCTGGGCGATGTGTTCTACGACCCCGCGCGGCGCGATGCGCACGCCGAGGCGCTGCACAGCTGGTTCTCCCGCTGGCATGCGCGCGTGCTGACGCACGGGCGCGACTTCGCGCAGCGGCAGGCCGCCATGCATGCGGTGAATCCGTGGTTCGTGCTGCGCAACTATGTGGCGCAGCAGGCCATCGACGCCGCCACGCAAGGCGATGCGTCGCTGGTGCACACCCTGCTGACCGTGCTGCGCACCCCGTACACCGAGCAGCCGCAGCACGCCGCGCTGGTAGCCCGCCGCCCTGAGTGGGCGCGCCACAAGGCCGGCTGCTCCATGCTCAGCTGCAGCAGCTGA
- a CDS encoding copper resistance protein NlpE N-terminal domain-containing protein — MTKVTRGALGSAIVLGLLAACGGSKEATGGAPDSVVTVPAVPTVTLAAVAPNSFSGTLPCADCSGVATTVALFPDTTFRLREEYQGKGGAPVVSMGRWTHDGTTLTLDGLGRAVKFAVQGEDTLRLLDQGGKPIAGSAPVTLVRADSMNTLREPVTYTGTFTYLADAPTFRECGSGQTYSVVMSGAYKTVERAYTAAKLPPGSGQQVEVTARFTPRPETMAGPKERDVIEFVKYVGPAANPDCR; from the coding sequence ATGACGAAGGTGACGCGGGGGGCGCTGGGGAGTGCCATCGTGCTGGGGCTGCTGGCGGCGTGCGGCGGCAGCAAGGAGGCCACCGGCGGGGCCCCCGACAGTGTGGTGACGGTGCCGGCGGTTCCCACCGTCACGCTGGCCGCGGTGGCCCCCAACTCCTTTTCGGGGACCCTCCCGTGTGCCGATTGTTCCGGTGTTGCCACCACGGTGGCGCTCTTCCCCGACACCACGTTCCGGCTCCGTGAGGAGTACCAGGGCAAGGGGGGCGCCCCCGTGGTGAGCATGGGGCGCTGGACGCATGACGGCACCACGCTCACGCTCGACGGGTTGGGGCGCGCGGTCAAGTTCGCCGTGCAGGGGGAGGACACGCTGCGCCTGCTGGACCAGGGCGGCAAGCCGATCGCTGGCAGTGCGCCGGTGACGCTGGTGCGCGCCGACAGCATGAACACCCTGCGCGAGCCGGTCACGTACACGGGCACGTTCACCTACCTGGCCGATGCGCCGACGTTCCGCGAGTGCGGCAGCGGGCAGACGTACAGCGTGGTGATGAGCGGCGCCTACAAGACGGTGGAGCGCGCCTATACGGCGGCCAAGCTCCCGCCCGGCAGCGGGCAGCAGGTGGAAGTGACCGCGCGTTTCACGCCGCGCCCCGAAACGATGGCGGGTCCCAAGGAACGCGACGTGATCGAGTTCGTGAAGTACGTGGGGCCGGCGGCGAATCCCGATTGCCGGTGA